One window of the Bacteroidota bacterium genome contains the following:
- a CDS encoding transglycosylase domain-containing protein, translated as MNRKRKSKARSGRSRFKIMIFKVVALISGLIVLCIALLFLLVYAGVFGPLPGREAISDISNEEASLVFSSDGTIIGKYFAENRTNISREEIPEHLVQALVATEDKRFFTHKGYDTRSYMRVLVRSIFLGDRSGGGGSTLTQQLVKNLYGRENSGWLSMPVNKIREVILATRFEDVFSKEELLLLYLNSVPFGEDVYGIESAAQRFFGKPANMLKVEESAVLVGMLKANTYFSPVLNPENSEIRRNTVLNLMEDAGYLDPETSDSLRELPLVISYSNLSINPPAGYFIYQVRKQASGLLEEINQRSGRNYILETDGLKIYTTMNLKLQKMAMESARKHMKEMQNKLDKELEAGGIRKLWYRTMERESPHPDKDIAKRNVSLFSWDGIKTMNISHFDSIWYYRKMLNAAVFAIRPGTGEILSWVGGNHFRILPFDMVLSHRQIASAFKPVLYAAALESGATPCTYLENEEKSYPEYDDWRPENFDHRFTTDSTVALWYALAHSMNLPAVDLYFKTPSDSLAAMGSRLKLPDFPEDAPSVALGTLDVSLYEIVRAFGAFANDGMMTEPYMITRISDANDSILYESDKSETARVITEYSAQVITAILQRAINQGTGTALRNRYGIHCALAGKTGTAHNYSNAWFISYTPELVTGVWVGASTPDIHFSSANGSGSALALPVAAGLLKGTEKDPALKKEFLKPFQIPEYIYESMDCDPYRQKGADGFFRRLFGGKDKQEEIQEKPAKTDPAPKSDTIEKETGVKKFFKRLFKKKK; from the coding sequence ATGAACAGAAAGCGTAAATCCAAGGCAAGATCAGGAAGAAGCAGATTTAAGATAATGATATTCAAGGTAGTTGCACTCATAAGCGGATTGATCGTGCTTTGCATTGCCTTGCTTTTCCTGTTGGTATATGCAGGTGTTTTCGGGCCTTTGCCGGGCAGGGAGGCGATATCTGACATTAGTAATGAGGAGGCTTCTCTGGTTTTTTCTTCTGATGGCACTATCATAGGGAAGTATTTTGCGGAGAACCGCACTAATATCAGCAGGGAGGAGATCCCTGAGCATTTGGTTCAGGCTCTGGTGGCTACAGAAGATAAGCGTTTTTTTACCCACAAGGGGTACGATACACGGAGTTATATGCGCGTGCTGGTAAGAAGTATCTTCCTGGGTGATCGGAGTGGGGGAGGAGGCAGCACGCTGACGCAACAGCTGGTGAAAAACCTTTACGGACGTGAAAACAGCGGTTGGCTGAGCATGCCTGTAAACAAAATCAGGGAGGTCATCCTGGCCACACGATTTGAGGATGTTTTCTCCAAGGAGGAACTTTTACTCTTGTATCTGAACTCGGTGCCGTTCGGAGAAGATGTTTACGGGATAGAATCAGCTGCACAGCGTTTTTTCGGTAAGCCGGCTAATATGCTGAAGGTTGAGGAATCTGCTGTTTTAGTCGGCATGCTGAAGGCCAACACGTATTTTAGTCCCGTCCTGAATCCTGAAAACTCAGAGATACGACGCAACACCGTGCTTAATCTGATGGAGGATGCCGGTTATCTTGATCCTGAAACTTCCGACAGCCTCAGAGAACTGCCTCTTGTAATAAGTTATTCCAACCTTAGCATCAATCCACCGGCGGGTTATTTTATTTATCAGGTCAGGAAACAGGCTTCCGGCCTGCTGGAAGAGATAAATCAGCGAAGCGGCAGGAACTATATTCTGGAGACCGACGGTTTGAAGATCTATACGACCATGAACCTGAAACTCCAGAAAATGGCAATGGAATCAGCCCGGAAGCACATGAAGGAAATGCAGAATAAGCTTGACAAAGAACTTGAAGCCGGGGGGATCCGGAAGCTATGGTACCGGACTATGGAAAGGGAAAGTCCTCATCCCGACAAGGACATTGCTAAAAGGAATGTGAGCCTGTTTTCCTGGGATGGGATAAAGACCATGAACATCAGCCATTTTGATAGTATCTGGTATTACCGTAAGATGCTGAATGCGGCTGTTTTTGCGATAAGACCGGGTACCGGAGAAATTCTTTCCTGGGTAGGAGGGAATCATTTCCGTATTTTGCCTTTTGATATGGTGTTGTCGCACAGGCAGATAGCGTCGGCATTCAAGCCTGTTCTTTATGCGGCTGCACTGGAATCGGGTGCAACGCCTTGCACTTACCTTGAAAATGAAGAGAAATCCTATCCTGAATATGATGATTGGAGGCCGGAGAACTTTGACCATCGTTTTACGACTGACAGTACAGTTGCTTTGTGGTATGCATTGGCTCATTCGATGAACCTCCCGGCCGTTGATCTGTATTTTAAGACTCCCTCCGACAGTCTGGCAGCGATGGGTTCCCGCCTGAAGCTGCCTGATTTTCCTGAAGATGCCCCTTCGGTGGCCCTGGGCACCCTGGATGTCTCTTTATATGAAATCGTGAGGGCATTTGGTGCTTTCGCAAATGATGGTATGATGACGGAACCCTATATGATCACCAGGATTAGTGACGCCAACGACAGTATCCTGTATGAAAGTGATAAGAGTGAAACAGCACGTGTAATCACAGAATATAGCGCGCAGGTGATCACAGCGATCCTGCAAAGAGCGATTAACCAGGGCACTGGAACGGCATTGAGGAACCGATACGGGATCCATTGCGCTTTGGCCGGAAAAACCGGTACAGCCCACAATTATTCAAATGCATGGTTTATTTCATATACACCTGAACTGGTGACCGGTGTATGGGTTGGGGCATCGACACCCGACATACATTTCAGCAGTGCCAACGGTTCCGGATCGGCACTTGCATTACCGGTGGCTGCAGGACTGTTAAAAGGAACCGAAAAAGATCCTGCCTTGAAGAAGGAATTCCTGAAACCATTTCAGATCCCTGAATACATTTATGAAAGCATGGATTGCGACCCATACCGGCAAAAGGGAGCTGATGGTTTCTTCCGGAGGCTATTTGGGGGTAAGGATAAGCAGGAAGAAATACAGGAAAAGCCTGCAAAAACAGATCCTGCTCCGAAATCCGATACGATCGAAAAAGAAACCGGGGTAAAGAAATTCTTCAAAAGGCTTTTTAAGAAGAAAAAATAG
- a CDS encoding tetratricopeptide repeat protein yields MQPRVTHTIFIFLILYSFIGLQVKCYSRNDDSVSALIAKGDQYRRILPDSALAFYRQALDIAYDILDNIHHQNDKDLSHETGIKIIRAETQIGHIYYFDCRYGLSMEHYYKALQMAETLKDTFQIAETLFNIGEVFLEKSEFENSLNYYDSALNIYLSMDSLAGAFWCYLSQGIVYKTNGQFSEALESYRHSLEIAETLNDRQGVADCYNNMGNVMKKQGRYAKAAEYFDNALRIYRELGAEMRISDCLNNVGDVYYETGQYSVALAKYTESLRIVEITGDPFRSIMRNNNMANALVALNRHDEALHHFNLALVQAEKINDRLQLSDCYTNLGRFFMIKQDTLQATAYFQKALKMASEIQDINSEVALNNLLAGCFTSQGKYILALDHAMKAMKTAKRTGIIHEEMNALYNHYRIFNALKNYSKALDYFREYTTLKDSVIALEQIRQLEELEIREMNDFLKNEIQSLENDNTSLSQVSGKKSIQVIWLLFASGALLIILIITSLAYFRLRSGSLLLKVKDENSRLKQDAEDKERELAAKTLIIQQKNELLNQTSNALESHEGQAGEAWLKNIINRIRIENSPEQWNEFEQYFNKANPDFLKKLNDEFPDLSPSERRICTFLRLDMNTREISNLTGQSLKSIEVARTRIRKKMGLSRDENLNNFINRI; encoded by the coding sequence ATGCAACCAAGGGTAACACACACCATATTTATTTTCCTGATATTATACTCCTTCATTGGATTGCAGGTTAAATGCTACTCACGGAATGACGATTCCGTTTCAGCCCTGATCGCCAAGGGCGACCAGTACCGCAGGATACTACCCGACTCCGCTCTTGCTTTTTACCGCCAGGCACTGGATATTGCCTATGACATCCTGGATAACATCCATCACCAAAATGATAAGGATTTATCCCATGAAACCGGAATAAAGATCATCAGGGCGGAAACACAAATCGGGCATATCTATTATTTCGACTGCCGTTATGGTCTGTCTATGGAGCATTATTACAAAGCGCTTCAGATGGCGGAAACATTGAAAGACACCTTCCAGATCGCTGAAACCCTGTTTAATATCGGCGAGGTCTTCCTGGAAAAAAGCGAATTCGAAAATTCATTAAATTATTATGATAGCGCCCTGAATATTTACCTTTCCATGGATTCACTTGCCGGGGCATTCTGGTGCTACCTGAGCCAGGGCATCGTTTACAAAACCAACGGACAATTTAGTGAAGCACTTGAATCATACCGGCACTCGCTTGAAATAGCAGAAACTCTGAACGACCGGCAAGGTGTTGCCGACTGCTACAACAACATGGGCAATGTGATGAAAAAGCAAGGAAGATATGCCAAAGCCGCGGAATATTTCGATAACGCCCTTCGGATCTATCGCGAATTGGGTGCAGAAATGAGGATTTCCGACTGCCTAAACAATGTTGGTGACGTGTACTATGAAACAGGACAGTATTCTGTGGCTCTTGCCAAATACACAGAATCACTCCGGATTGTTGAAATTACCGGCGACCCTTTCCGCAGCATCATGAGAAACAACAACATGGCTAATGCCCTTGTAGCTCTGAACAGGCACGACGAAGCTCTGCATCATTTTAACCTGGCTCTTGTACAGGCTGAAAAAATCAACGACCGGCTCCAGCTGTCCGACTGTTACACCAACCTGGGCAGATTCTTCATGATCAAACAGGATACCTTGCAGGCCACGGCATATTTTCAGAAAGCTTTAAAAATGGCATCGGAAATACAAGATATCAACAGTGAAGTGGCTCTGAATAATCTCCTGGCAGGATGTTTCACCAGTCAGGGAAAATACATCCTCGCATTGGATCACGCCATGAAAGCAATGAAAACAGCTAAAAGGACCGGCATTATCCACGAAGAAATGAACGCGTTGTATAACCATTACCGAATCTTTAATGCACTGAAAAACTATTCAAAAGCCCTCGACTACTTCAGAGAATATACGACCCTCAAAGACAGCGTGATCGCACTCGAACAGATTAGGCAACTCGAAGAACTGGAGATCAGGGAAATGAACGATTTCCTGAAAAATGAAATACAATCTTTGGAAAATGATAATACCAGCCTTTCGCAGGTCTCAGGAAAAAAATCCATCCAGGTGATATGGCTGTTATTTGCATCGGGTGCACTGCTTATCATACTGATTATAACCTCCCTGGCATATTTTCGATTACGCTCGGGATCCCTCCTTCTAAAAGTAAAAGATGAAAACAGCCGCCTGAAACAGGATGCCGAAGACAAAGAAAGAGAGCTGGCGGCAAAGACCCTTATCATCCAACAAAAGAATGAACTGCTAAACCAGACTTCAAATGCCCTCGAATCACATGAAGGTCAGGCCGGTGAAGCCTGGCTGAAAAACATCATCAACAGGATACGCATTGAAAACAGCCCCGAGCAATGGAATGAATTCGAGCAATACTTTAATAAAGCCAATCCCGACTTCCTGAAAAAGCTAAACGATGAATTCCCTGACCTTAGTCCCTCGGAACGCAGAATCTGCACTTTCCTTCGCCTCGACATGAATACCAGGGAGATCTCTAATCTCACCGGCCAATCCCTCAAAAGCATTGAAGTGGCCCGTACACGAATCCGAAAAAAAATGGGACTGAGCAGGGATGAAAATCTTAACAATTTTATCAACCGTATATAG